One window from the genome of Alnus glutinosa chromosome 13, dhAlnGlut1.1, whole genome shotgun sequence encodes:
- the LOC133853768 gene encoding ankyrin repeat-containing protein BDA1-like, with amino-acid sequence MEQNLRDAAQQGSIDALYSLIQRDAYILDKINAIPFVETPLHIAASAGHTQFAMEIVRLKPSFAKKLNQDGFSPMHLALQNKQTQLVLLLLDVDDDLVRVQGREGVTPLHYVAQTGNLNLLAEFLKVCPKSIEDVTIRRETVLHIALKYNMLDAFRLVLGWLRRAWFRNASLWEKKLLNWQDEEGNTVLHIAVSQNQPQIVRLLLNFRSFFHCKVDISAKNSRGLTAFDMLQGDNQQIIKDMLRRASCFSTLHLPRVASNADYLKSPVPIDEKIYIVFLRQRTNMTNDTRNVLLVVAALLVTVTFQATLSPPGGVWQDDSSPTTNTSNSIAPASPTSHSAGTAIMDEYLFFILAALNLISFCVTVFTIFVLLPGGFRSGLFIVPLYILSLCFVASLLITAPVDIKGGHPAAMSFMFSPLMVLFLEAIVRLRRRKLFQAFLPKLKLLDPTLL; translated from the exons ATGGAGCAGAATTTGAGGGATGCCGCTCAGCAAGGAAGTATTGATGCCTTGTACTCATTGATACAGAGAGATGCTTATATTTTGGACAAGATCAATGCAATTCCATTTGTTGAGACTCCTTTACACATAGCTGCATCTGCAGGGCACACCCAATTTGCCATGGAGATTGTGCGGTTAAAGCCGTCATTTGCTAAGAAGCTTAATCAAGATGGCTTCTCCCCCATGCACCTTGCTTTGCAAAATAAGCAAACCCAACTGGTGCTGCTGCTGCTTGATGTTGATGACGACCTTGTTCGTGTCCAGGGAAGGGAGGGTGTGACTCCTTTGCATTACGTAGCTCAAACAGGAAACCTCAATCTTTTGGCTGAATTTCTAAAAGTTTGCCCCAAATCTATTGAAGATGTAACAATTCGAAGAGAGACTGTCCTGCATATTGCCCTCAAATACAACATGCTCGATGCTTTTCGGCTCGTGTTGGGTTGGCTTCGGCGGGCCTGGTTTAGAAATGCCTCACTGTGGGAGAAGAAGTTGCTGAACTGGCAGGATGAGGAAGGCAACACTGTGTTGCATATTGCAGTATCCCAAAATCAACCCCAG ATTGTGCGATTGTTATTGAACTTTAGGTCATTCTTTCACTGTAAAGTTGATATAAGCGCCAAAAATTCAAGAGGCCTTACAGCGTTTGACATGTTGCAAGGGGATAACCAACAGATCATCAAGGATATGCTACGTCGTGCTAGTTGTTTCAGTACTTTGCATCTTCCGAGAGTTGCATCTAATGCAGATTACTTGAAATCTCCTGTCCCAATTGACGAGAAGATATACATAGTGTTTCTCCGTCAGAGAACCAACATGACAAACGACACGCGCAATGTCTTACTGGTGGTTGCAGCGTTGCTTGTAACAGTCACCTTCCAAGCAACACTCAGCCCCCCTGGCGGAGTTTGGCAAGATGACTCCTCTCCTACAACCAATACGTCCAATAGCATTGCCCCGGCCAGTCCAACCTCACACTCTGCGGGGACAGCAATCATGGATGAATACCTTTTCTTTATACTCGCGGCTTTAAATCTTATATCCTTTTGTGTAACAGTCTTTACAATATTCGTCCTTCTCCCTGGTGGTTTTAGAAGTGGGTTGTTCATCGTACCCCTTTATATCCTCTCTTTGTGTTTTGTCGCGTCATTACTGATCACAGCTCCCGTAGACATTAAGGGAGGTCATCCGGCGGCGATGTCCTTCATGTTTTCTCCTCTGATGGTTCTGTTTTTAGAAGCCATTGTGAGGTTGAGGCGAAGAAAACTTTTCCAGGCCTTTCTTCCCAAGCTAAAACTGCTTGACCCAACTCTTTTATAG